From the genome of Malus sylvestris chromosome 6, drMalSylv7.2, whole genome shotgun sequence, one region includes:
- the LOC126627121 gene encoding BTB/POZ domain-containing protein At5g41330-like, which translates to MLKFMPPAANSGLPRNGYKHTKSESNIATIDVGGQLFQTTKQTLNLAGPDSLFSRISELASAQLAPPFMDRDPELFSILLSLLRTGNLPSKAKSLDLQDLIFESQFYGIETFLMNSLSNPSHFDAFNLEKSLILPLNGRDSPSSIATTPFGSVHVAHGSKITSFDWSLRKKSTILTQFTAVDSMLAISPRTAAVGATDFSGLQILDLENGFVKDTLNWENVTRSGSTVQAIGSSPEFLFSSFESVRRNSNSIMMYDLNSLSPVSEIGHYEIYGAEINSAIPATKLNWVSGYGLLMASGSHSGPSGVLGNIRFWDTRSGNVVWEIQEKVDCFSDVTVSDNLSSIFKIGVNTGGMFFADLRNMGAENPWVSLGETKKVVNGKKEGSGCKIESHGSQVFCSKGGNVELWSEVVVGSKNSKNGTEVERLFRKNLMGRMKDMGGSRITNMAFGGNKMFMTRKDQQTVEVWQNSARGF; encoded by the coding sequence ATGCTCAAGTTCATGCCGCCTGCCGCCAATTCGGGGCTTCCCAGAAACGGGTATAAGCATACCAAGTCGGAGTCCAACATCGCTACCATAGACGTTGGCGGCCAGCTCTTCCAGACAACCAAGCAAACCCTGAACCTTGCCGGGCCGGACTCGCTCTTCTCCCGGATTTCCGAGTTGGCCTCAGCTCAACTCGCTCCGCCTTTCATGGATCGAGATCCGGAGCTCTTCTCGATCCTCCTCTCGCTTCTCCGAACAGGTAATTTGCCCTCAAAGGCAAAATCCCTTGACCTCCAGGACCTAATTTTCGAATCCCAATTTTATGGCATCGAAACGTTTCTGATGAATTCGCTGTCGAACCCATCGCATTTCGATGCTTTTAACCTCGAAAAGTCTTTGATTTTGCCCCTGAACGGCAGAGACTCGCCGTCGTCGATTGCCACGACGCCGTTTGGTTCTGTCCATGTTGCTCACGGCAGCAAAATCACGTCTTTTGATTGGTCGCTGAGGAAAAAGTCGACGATTTTGACCCAATTCACCGCCGTCGATTCGATGCTGGCGATATCGCCGAGGACGGCCGCGGTGGGAGCCACCGACTTCTCGGGGCTTCAAATTCTTGACCTTGAAAATGGGTTTGTGAAGGATACTCtgaattgggagaatgtgactCGGTCCGGGTCAACAGTACAAGCAATTGGGTCATCGCCTGAGTTTCTCTTTTCTAGTTTTGAATCAGTTCGGAGGAACTCGAATTCAATTATGATGTATGATTTGAATAGCTTGAGCCCTGTTAGTGAGATTGGTCATTACGAAATTTATGGTGCCGAGATTAACTCAGCAATACCGGCCACGAAACTGAATTGGGTTTCGGGTTATGGTCTGTTGATGGCGTCCGGGTCTCACAGTGGACCTTCAGGAGTTTTGGGCAACATTAGATTTTGGGATACTAGGTCTGGCAATGTAGTTTGGGAGATACAAGAGAAAGTTGATTGCTTTTCCGATGTCACGGTTTCAGATAACTTGTCATCAATATTCAAGATTGGTGTGAATACAGGCGGGATGTTCTTTGCGGATTTGAGAAACATGGGTGCGGAGAATCCATGGGTTTCTCTTGGCGAAACGAAGAAAGTAGTAAATGGGAAGAAGGAAGGTTCCGGGTGCAAGATTGAAAGTCATGGAAGCCAAGTCTTCTGTAGCAAGGGAGGAAATGTAGAGCTATGGTCAGAGGTTGTGGTGGGCTCTAAGAACAGTAAAAATGGGACAGAGGTGGAAAGGCTCTTTAGGAAGAATTTAATGGGGAGAATGAAGGATATGGGCGGTTCCAGGATAACAAACATGGCTTTCGGAGGGAATAAGATGTTCATGACCAGGAAGGATCAGCAAACTGTTGAGGTCTGGCAGAATTCAGCTCGAGGTTTTTGA